From the genome of Saccharomyces kudriavzevii IFO 1802 strain IFO1802 genome assembly, chromosome: 16:
CAATATGTGGTAATTAATATAACAAGTAATTGGCTGTCGTTCAATCCTTATCTCTAGCCAGGACTTCATCCAGACTGGACAATTCAGGGTTGCCTGTCAATCTCAAAGTCTCATCAGttctcaatttcttgtaAGTGAAATAGGTCCCGGAACATAAAGCCACACCAACTGCAAGAAATAATGGTGTCAGTTCAACGGGTATTTTATAACCACcagaagattttttctaattGTATTGTTAGTATGATAGTCGATTGCTAGTCGCTTGCACTTCTAATCAACATAACCCTACTGTCTCAGCAAAATCTCAATATTGAGTAAATTCAGAACGAATCTAGGATATTTTGTTGGTGCGAACAGAACTAAAATAACTTTAACATACAGCCGTATTTAGCAGTAACTGTGCTGGTCTCattttctatatttttctcCTCAGTAAGGTTAAAGGTGTTCAGTAAATAACTAATGTTGAACACGTCTTGAAGTGGGCTGGAGTGCACTTGCTCAGGAATAGTTACAGTTGCTTTTGAGGGGATGGCGATGCCTTTAAACTTCTGTTTTCATGTTCATCATAAAGTACGGAAAATCTACGCTATGTAGGATGTGATTGGTTCACGCAATAAGACCGATATAAAACTATCAAACAAACATGTTAATGTTATATACAGGATGTCCTACTTCTGCAGTAATAATGCTTTTACATCGCCGTGTCGTTGCTCGCTTACAACAACTTCAAGGCGGCTATGCTCACCAAGATCTAATTGAGTCACATGCAACTTCGTAAACTAGCCAACTTATTGCAGTGGAAGGAACAACTTTAAAGAGGTTTGCACTTAAACCCTTGTAGTAACCGCCGAAGCCTTCTGCTTTTCCAATTGTCACCAGTGCATCCCAAACACTGGAATATTTAAATCCCAGTTCATTTCCGCCCATTGCAAGAACCTGGAATCGTCTCCTCAACAGATCAAAGGGATATGTCATTGTTTGTGCAACACCTCCGCTTACGGCGCCAATTGCTAACTTATACAGATTGCTTTTCCATGAGGGTTCGAAACCTGAGCTATTGATACTTATTTCTCTTAATTGTTCATAAACTGCAAAGTTTAATGCTACATATGGGACAACCCCAAGACTTGTTGGCCATACCCCTCTGTATAGTCCTTTGATACCGCCTTCCAGTCTGTAAGTTTCGCTTAGTAATTTCCAAATGCCTGGAGGCTTTGATATGCTCTTCGCCTTTGACCGGCTGAGACCACTCAAATTTGCTGTTTGAATTGATAATCTTGTTCTGATCAAATCCAACGGATAAGTAGCCACGACACTGCAGCCACCACATAAGGCGCCACTAAAAAGTCTCTGGGAGTTCGTCAGTTGTTCCTGTCCATCATAGGCATCTACGTGAaataccttttttttacagcCTTCATAAACTACAAATTGGACTGCACTGTAAGGAAAGATCCTTATGCAATTCAAACCATTTCCTCTAAATAAACCTTTAGGTCCCTCCTCACAATATACTTGTCGTATGGAACTAAATATGCCATGATTATACGAGTTGGTTGAGCTTTGGACTTGGAGCAGTATTTTAACCCTTTCAAAAGGCGAGACAACTGTTCGAGAAACGGCGCCAGCTACTCCACCGGCTAGGAATGCAACATTTGAGGCTTTcttgagaaaattttttattgagCTTGGCTGCTCGATGACAGTCAGTACTTCCGACATATCAgcaaaatcaaacaattgAGATTCGGAAATTGGGTATTTTGAGTTGTGGATTAGTGACTTGGTATACTTCACTTAGCTTTTTTAGATTCTTTCAGTCTTATTGGCAGTCTTGATCGTTTTGGCCGAGTCGCACGTCAAGCGCAAGCTGCAAAAACTATCTGGATAGAAAAAGAGGTGAAATAACACTAAAGGGCCCATCCTGAcaaaaaatgtttctttttttcgatAACTGTGACTGAACACAATGTACGCCTAGTGTCAAGTGAGCACTTGCACTTACTGACAGAATCTTATGAAAATCATTCTGAGAACTCACCTTGCCCACTGCATAGTTGTCCGTCCCTTTTATCTCTCTGTATATTTACACAGGAGTACGTATGATACTTAGCTCAGGCAAAacataaatataaaatgtTTTTATATGCCTTTATGGAAAATCAGTGGCATTTTTATGGTCGTATAAATATGATAAGAATACTTAGAAGAGGAAGGTCGCGCTTGAttaatttcatttcttgtATCTATACTCTCAAAAAAACTCTTTAACAGATCGAACACGTCTTCGGCTTACCTTTGAATATAAGTTCTGAAATTTCCTTTGTGGTTAAACTTTTCGATGCTGATGTTTCTACGTTGTGTTCAAGAccttgtttcttttcctttcatGGCTCTTTAAATGTCTCAGCATATTGCTCTTTacattgaaagattttgaacATCCCTCCCAAGTGCATTTGAAGGGGGTATCCCCCGTATGTATCAGATAATGTGTCTTCAATGTCGAAGGTCTCGAGCAAATCTTGCCGCATACGGGACATTGCTTCCTTAGCTTCGTGGATGATATTCGGTTGCCATTTTTCCAGTCCGAGAATGCTGCTGAAGAACTCAATGATGAACCAGGCTCGCTTTTTGTTCTGCCATTATCGCTTTCCTGTAGGCTTGAAATTATGCTAAATTTGGGGGGGACTGATTTTGATCTATCCTGGCATACCTTTATAGTAGTGTTTGGAGGGCCAGTTATTGACATTGCAGCAAAGTTGGGCTCTGAAGTAACCGTCATTGGTTCTTTGTCGTATGGTCCCAAAGGTTTATAAATGGTTGGCACCATGACTGGCATCATCAGGGGAGCCGAGGACGTCAAATGAGCAGGTTGGCTATGTGGCATCGGTTGCTGGCTATCAGCGTAATAAATGGGATATTGATCAGGTGTTACATTCATAGAAATTGGCGTGTAAACTTCATTGACAATAGGCACTACGTTCATGCTTTGATAGACTTGCTGTGGAGGAAACTGAAGCCTTGAATCGACATTAGCGGGTGAGCCATTCTCGAAATCAGGCAGGAGAGACGAAATTGGTGGTagatttatttttgtacTATTATAGCATTCCTGTTCGTTTCTGTAACCACTGCGACCGTACAGTTGGTTGTTACTACCAGAGTTCAGTTGATCAACTGTGCGCACCTGCAGGGGAAGATTCGATTTATAATTGATCGTACACATTCCGCTATTAGGAGATCTTGAATTGTCTGTATATGATACTTGCTTTTCTGAAGTTTGCCttgaaagggaaaaattcATGTAATTTACGTTGATGGCGTTTACTGCTATTTGAGGTTAGGTGGTAAACTTGTATTATAACTAAGAAGAAGTCCGGAATTAAAAGTATActaaaatttgaagatttatTGTGAAGCCatagaaaaatgaaaagcaAGTAATCTATCCGCACTTTAACTTGTCAAATCCTGAAAGTTATTCAAAGGAAACACGTTGAAACATCAACGTGCAGTAGTCGCATATATAGcaagaagggaaaaaaagagggCACTCAGAATACAACAATAATGGAGAAGGCACAAGACCGCCCTGTCGGGGCCACTTGCAGATCTCTAAGGCAGTTTCAAATGACGTGCTCGCACAGTTTCTTACTTGTGAAACTTTAGGGACATAAGTCGGGAACCAGATGCATCATTCTTtatcttattttttgttgttgtttaGGTTTCTTGTTCAGAACAATACGGAGAAACTCGGCCGGAAGTTAAAAAAACAGATCGTCTTGATCTGCTCACAAACTGGTATCCCGCCGAAAAGCTTATTTCCCACCGTAAACGGCAACCACTCGTGGCTCAAGGTTGAGTTGAGTGTTCCCGGAAAGGTTTTTCCTATAGGAGAGAGTACCGAGGGCTAGAAGAAAGGATCGCCGTCATTTTGTTCATTAACCCCGAAAAACCGCATTTATCACCtgattcttttcaaagattgcTGCAAAATCTAGATATATTTTTAGGTACGGAGCGCGCGCAATGTATTTGAATTGATTTTCACATGTATCGTTTATGAGTAATCGACTGCACCTTATGTTGGGAGATTTTCTAGTTGGTTTTTTCCAAACTTAAAGGCCCTCCCCATTTTAAGTAGCTATTGCATTGAAACTATGCATGGCAGGCAAGAGCTGAAAAGTAAATTATGTAGCGTATCGTTTTGCTGCAAAACCTTAGACCCTTCATAGTAGCACGACTGAAAGTATAACTAGATGCGTACAGTAATGAATATGTAACAGCCTGTAGTGAAAAACTGTGAAtggaatgaaaaaaagaatcgTATCGGCTACACGGAGGAACAGACTGCGTTGTTTCTCACGGAGACGAAAACAAATATAAGTTGCAAAAAAGCTTATGAGCATTTAAATTTCCGACGCAAGAGGACGTACGTGGTCTTTTCGCTGCGGTATATTGCTCGCGTAACGCCTTTCGTGGCAATAACGAAAAtaatcttttcattatatcATTAAGGTTGTCTACGAAGGATTGTCAGGCCTAGCTTACATGGAACACATTAGATTCCTATTTCGGCTTTAT
Proteins encoded in this window:
- the MRA1 gene encoding Mra1p (similar to Saccharomyces cerevisiae YPR010C-A; ancestral locus Anc_8.114) translates to MRPAQLLLNTAKKSSGGYKIPVELTPLFLAVGVALCSGTYFTYKKLRTDETLRLTGNPELSSLDEVLARDKD
- the CMR3 gene encoding Cmr3p (similar to Saccharomyces cerevisiae YPR013C; ancestral locus Anc_8.116), with amino-acid sequence MNFSLSRQTSEKQVSYTDNSRSPNSGMCTINYKSNLPLQVRTVDQLNSGSNNQLYGRSGYRNEQECYNSTKINLPPISSLLPDFENGSPANVDSRLQFPPQQVYQSMNVVPIVNEVYTPISMNVTPDQYPIYYADSQQPMPHSQPAHLTSSAPLMMPVMVPTIYKPLGPYDKEPMTVTSEPNFAAMSITGPPNTTIKVCQDRSKSVPPKFSIISSLQESDNGRTKSEPGSSLSSSAAFSDWKNGNRISSTKLRKQCPVCGKICSRPSTLKTHYLIHTGDTPFKCTWEGCSKSFNVKSNMLRHLKSHERKRNKVLNTT
- the MRX21 gene encoding Mrx21p (similar to Saccharomyces cerevisiae YPR011C; ancestral locus Anc_8.115), whose amino-acid sequence is MSEVLTVIEQPSSIKNFLKKASNVAFLAGGVAGAVSRTVVSPFERVKILLQVQSSTNSYNHGIFSSIRQVYCEEGPKGLFRGNGLNCIRIFPYSAVQFVVYEGCKKKVFHVDAYDGQEQLTNSQRLFSGALCGGCSVVATYPLDLIRTRLSIQTANLSGLSRSKAKSISKPPGIWKLLSETYRLEGGIKGLYRGVWPTSLGVVPYVALNFAVYEQLREISINSSGFEPSWKSNLYKLAIGAVSGGVAQTMTYPFDLLRRRFQVLAMGGNELGFKYSSVWDALVTIGKAEGFGGYYKGLSANLFKVVPSTAISWLVYEVACDSIRSW